The [Clostridium] scindens ATCC 35704 nucleotide sequence AGTGTATCTGGATAAACATTCGAACCTGCTGCAATTAGAAGAGCATATGTACCCCTTGGTGGATATTGAAAAGCCCAACATCTTCCGCAACCTTTTCCGCTATGACGAGATCCCCAAGATTGCGTTCAATGACCGTATAGTGCCTCACAGCATGCCGGACGAGATCTGGATCACAGATACGACTTTCCGTGACGGACAGCAGTCCAGAGCGCCTTACAGCACGAAGCAGATCGTGGAGATCTACGATTATCTCCACCGTCTTGGAGGCCCGAATGGGAAGATCCGCCAGTGCGAGTTCTTCCTGTATAGTAAAAAGGACCGCGATGCCGTCTATAAATGTATGGAAAAAGGCTATGATTTTCCTGAGATTACCAGTTGGATCAGAGCCAGCAAGAAGGACTTTCAATTGGTAAAAGACATTGGGCTTAAGGAAACGGGCATCCTGGTCAGCTGTTCGGATTACCACATCTTCTTCAAGATGAAGATGACCAGGCTGGAGGCCATGAACCATTACCTGTCTGTCGTCAGGGAATGCCTGGAGACGGGGATCAGCCCGAGATGCCATCTGGAAGACATCACCAGGGCAGATATCTATGGTTTCGTAATTCCGTTCTGCCTGGAATTGATGAATCTGATGAATGAGTATAAGATTCCCGTGAAGATCCGTGTCTGCGATACGATGGGCTATGGTGTGAATTATCCGGGAGCGGTGATTCCAAGGTCTATCCCGGGAATCATCTATGGACTGAGGATACATGCAGGAGTTCCCAGTGAATTGATCGAGTTCCACGGACACAATGACTTTTATAAAGCAGTGAGCAATTCTACGACAGCATGGCTGTATGGAGCATCCGGAATCAATTGCTCCTTGTTCGGCATTGGAGAGCGGACAGGGAACACGCCTCTTGAGGCCATGGTATTTGAATATGCGCAGATAAGAGGAACCCTGGACGGCATGGATACGCGGGTGATTACGGAACTGGCAGAATACTACGAAAAAGAGATCGGATATAAAGTTCCCGCCCAGACACCGTTTGTAGGAAAGAACTTTAATGTGACAAAAGCAGGAATCCATGCGGACGGTCTATTGAAAAATGAGGAAATATATAATATATTTGATACAGATAAGTTCCTGAACCGGCCTCCGCTGGTGGCTGTGTCTAATACTTCCGGGCTTGCGGGAATTGCCCACTGGATCAATACTTACTTCAAACTGTCGGAAGAAAAGGCTGTGGACAAGAATTCCAAACTGGTGAAGAAGGTCAAAGAGTGGGTTGATGCAGAGTACGAGAACGGCCGCGTGACATCGCTGACGGATGAGGAACTGCTGAAGGTCATTCATGAGACATGCCAGGAAGTAGGCGTAATCTAATTGGGGAGATGTAGGAATGGAAGAGTATCATGACCACTCATTGCGTGGAAGAGTATTTCAAAAAATCAGGGAGGATATCTTGACAGGCGTCTACAAAGAGCATGACGAACTGCGGGAAGTAAGTATTGGGGAAGAACTGGGTGTAAGCAGAACTCCGGTCAGAGAGGCACTGCGGCAGTTGGAACTGGAAGGACTGGTGACGATTGTGCCGAACAAGGGAGCCTATGTCACGGGAATTACCCCTCAGGATGTGCATGACATCTACAAGATCCGTTCTC carries:
- a CDS encoding beta/alpha barrel domain-containing protein, yielding MEDRKVYLDKHSNLLQLEEHMYPLVDIEKPNIFRNLFRYDEIPKIAFNDRIVPHSMPDEIWITDTTFRDGQQSRAPYSTKQIVEIYDYLHRLGGPNGKIRQCEFFLYSKKDRDAVYKCMEKGYDFPEITSWIRASKKDFQLVKDIGLKETGILVSCSDYHIFFKMKMTRLEAMNHYLSVVRECLETGISPRCHLEDITRADIYGFVIPFCLELMNLMNEYKIPVKIRVCDTMGYGVNYPGAVIPRSIPGIIYGLRIHAGVPSELIEFHGHNDFYKAVSNSTTAWLYGASGINCSLFGIGERTGNTPLEAMVFEYAQIRGTLDGMDTRVITELAEYYEKEIGYKVPAQTPFVGKNFNVTKAGIHADGLLKNEEIYNIFDTDKFLNRPPLVAVSNTSGLAGIAHWINTYFKLSEEKAVDKNSKLVKKVKEWVDAEYENGRVTSLTDEELLKVIHETCQEVGVI